The following are encoded in a window of Vicia villosa cultivar HV-30 ecotype Madison, WI unplaced genomic scaffold, Vvil1.0 ctg.005780F_1_1, whole genome shotgun sequence genomic DNA:
- the LOC131642763 gene encoding uncharacterized protein LOC131642763, whose protein sequence is MDALEVVLSLLIYGQVLFFHYDKIVDVAAIKIFLSKNPVPTLLGDLLHSIHFRVSKRKGCVLGCAPLLHKWFILDLPLSVRKNEKDLTWAQRIMKLSFDDVIWYQKEFERTLLFDSCGEFPNIPLLGVHGGITYNPILARHQFGFALKDKPRSLYLSSEYFSYNSNKAKKRDLFIKAWSKVKKVGAKDIGRRNYMPWDPYFRWVYDRVMEFGMPYPSDTPIVPRIAPPAVTVAFEPYVPTPNEDLVATVNQLKRERDDFERRLLKAEAEKKVMTQDAKERETLLDYFSRKWKIEDFVSPNQINSWEDEISRLVQEREEMIKAHKEEVRVLKRRRRQEDKIPGI, encoded by the coding sequence ATGGATGCTTTGGAagttgttttgtctcttttgatttatggacaAGTCCTATTTTTTCATTATGACAAAATTGTAGACGTGGCCGCTATCAAGATATTTCTCAGTAAGAATCCCGTTCCTACTTTACTTGGTGATTTGTTACACTCTATTCACTTCCGAGTATCgaaaaggaaaggttgtgtccTTGGATGTGCTCCGctattgcataagtggtttattttggACTTACCTCTCTCCGTAAGAAAGAACGAAAAAGATTTAACTTGGGCtcaaagaattatgaagctttcttttGACGACGTCATTTGGTATCAAAAGGAGTTTGAAAGAACTTTGctatttgatagttgtggagaattccctaatataCCTCTTCTTGGTGTTCATGGAGGAATAACGTATAATCCCATtctagctcgacatcagtttggttttgctttgaaggaTAAGCCACGTTCCTTATATCTCAGTTCAGAATACTTCAGCTATAATTCAAACAAGGCAAAGAAAAGGGATCTCTTCATCAAAGCTTGGTCGAAAGTAAAGAAAGTTGGTGCAAAAGATATAGGAAGGAGAAACTACATGCCATGGGACCCATATTTCCGatgggtttatgatcgagttATGGAGTTTGGGATGCCTTACCCTTCTGATACGCCCATAGTACCAAGAATAGCTCCCCCTGCTGTCACAGTTGCATTTGAGCCATATGTTCCTACTCCAAATGAAGATCTTGTTGCAACTGTTAACCAACTAAAGAGGGAAAGGGATGACTTTGAGAGACGCTTGCTAAAAGCTGAAGCTGAAAAGAAGGTGATGACACAAGATGCTAAAGAGCGAGAGACTTTGCTAGATTACTTTTCTcgcaaatggaagattgaagattttgtttcccCAAATCAGATTAACTCATGGGAAGATGAAATTTCAAGGCTTGttcaagaaagagaagaaatgatCAAGGCACACAAAGAAGAAGTTAGAGTTTTGAAAAGGAGGCGTCGTCAAGAAGACAAGATTCCCGGAATTTAG